A part of Solibacillus sp. FSL H8-0538 genomic DNA contains:
- the chrA gene encoding chromate efflux transporter yields MKNLLEIFWVSLKLGCTSFGGPTAHLGYFQNEYVKKRKWVTDAQYADLVALSQFLPGPASSQVGMGIGLLRGGIIGSIVSFLGFTMPSVVVLIVFAMLLMSDSFDFSWVQGLKLVAVAIVAQAILDLSKKLLPTWKHYTLAGIALIALLLLKSPFTQIAVIVIAAVLGYLLFKGTVGPLTNIAVPISKKLGGFLLCLFFLLLIGLPFITNTTNYYWLDLFEKFYTAGALVFGGGHVVLPLLETQFVTSGILSASEFLAGYGLTQAVPGPLFTFAAYIGTVTNGPLGGLFATFAIFLPAFLLILGAFPFWYEMSRNPKLRGAVIGMNAAVVGILAAAFVTPILSETIHNGQDFLFACLLFLLLVRFKQPPWIIVLCGLIIGIVVY; encoded by the coding sequence ATGAAAAACTTATTAGAAATTTTTTGGGTTTCGTTGAAATTAGGTTGTACCTCTTTCGGTGGACCAACAGCACACTTAGGCTATTTTCAAAATGAATATGTCAAAAAGCGCAAATGGGTAACCGATGCACAATATGCCGACTTAGTGGCACTTAGTCAATTCTTACCAGGACCAGCCTCTAGTCAAGTGGGAATGGGTATTGGCTTACTTCGGGGAGGCATTATAGGGAGTATCGTTTCTTTCCTAGGCTTTACAATGCCATCTGTAGTTGTTCTCATCGTATTTGCTATGTTGCTGATGTCAGATTCATTCGATTTCAGTTGGGTGCAAGGATTAAAACTTGTCGCAGTCGCCATTGTGGCACAAGCTATCTTGGATTTATCAAAGAAATTACTCCCTACATGGAAACATTACACACTAGCTGGAATAGCATTAATTGCACTCTTGTTACTTAAAAGTCCTTTTACACAAATAGCAGTTATCGTTATTGCTGCTGTATTAGGGTATCTATTATTTAAAGGAACTGTTGGACCACTCACGAACATTGCAGTGCCAATTTCGAAAAAACTTGGGGGCTTTCTCCTTTGTTTATTCTTCCTATTACTTATTGGGTTACCTTTTATCACAAACACTACAAACTACTATTGGCTTGATTTATTTGAGAAATTTTATACTGCTGGTGCCCTTGTTTTTGGGGGTGGACATGTTGTATTACCGCTGTTGGAAACACAATTTGTTACAAGTGGCATACTAAGTGCTTCTGAATTTTTAGCCGGCTACGGTTTAACGCAAGCCGTGCCAGGACCATTATTTACATTTGCCGCATATATCGGCACGGTCACGAATGGTCCATTAGGTGGTTTATTTGCAACGTTTGCCATTTTTCTACCCGCTTTTCTTCTAATTCTAGGAGCTTTTCCTTTTTGGTATGAAATGAGCCGCAATCCAAAACTACGAGGTGCGGTCATCGGTATGAATGCCGCTGTTGTGGGTATATTAGCTGCAGCCTTTGTGACACCGATACTCTCCGAAACGATTCACAACGGCCAAGATTTCTTATTTGCATGTTTGTTATTTTTACTGCTCGTCCGCTTTAAACAACCACCATGGATTATTGTATTATGTGGTCTTATTATTGGAATTGTTGTGTATTAA